DNA sequence from the Desulfovibrio sp. ZJ209 genome:
CGGAACCACCGGCGCGCTTGTTGTTTCAGGCTACGCGCGGGCTGCAGCGTATCGCCGCCTTAATCCAGCGTCTTCATGGACACGCGGTAGATGGTCTCGATGCGCTCGGGCGTGGCGTCCACGGGCGCCATGGAGAGCAAGAGCCCCAGGGAGGGCGTGGTCCGCGTGAGCTCCACGAGGCGCGCGATGTCGCCCTCGCCGAAGCCCTCGGCGGCCAGCTTCTCGGGCACGTTGACGGACTCGAGCCACTGCTCCACCCCGGAGGCCGCGGCGTGGGCCTCGGCCGGGATGCCCTTGAGGCCGGGCACGATGGGCTCGAGGATCTGCGCGAGCACCGGCGCCGAGGAGGGATAGATGAGCTCCACCACGGCGGGCACGATCATGGCGAGGCCGAGGCCGTGGGCCAGTTCCGGCTTGACCGCGCTCAGCGGGTGCTCGAGGGCGTGGGTGTAATGCAGCAGGCCGTTGTCGAAGCTCACGCCGGCGAGCAGGGCCGCATAGGCGAGGAAGTAGCGGGCCGTGAGGTCGCCCGGGTTTTCCTCCGCCGCCGGCAGCCAGCGCGCCACGAGGCGGATGCACTCGCCGGCCAGCAGGATGGCGAAGGGATTGGTGGCCTTGGAGGTGGCGGCCTCGATGCTGTGGTTCACCGCGTCGATGGAGACATAGCGCGTCTGCTTGGCCGGGAGGGACGCCATGAGCGCCGGGTCGTCGATGGAGTACCACGGGTAAAGGCACTCGAAGGCGATGGCCGGCTTGTAGTTGAGCTTGGTGATGGTGGCCACGGCGAAGCGGTTGGCTTCGCTGCCCGTGCCGTGGGTGAGGTTGATGACCACGATGGGCGCGGCCTTCTCCGGGGCGAAGGCACCGGTATAGAGCTCTTCCGCGCTCTTGCCGGGATTGGCGAGCAGCACGGCCGCGCTCTTGCCCGCGTCGATGGGCGAGCCGCCGCCGATGCAGATGACGGCCGTGGCGCCGTTGTCGCGGCCGAGCGCCGCGGCCTCGTCGATGGAATCGGTCGTCGGGTTGGGCGTCACCTTGTCATAGAGGGCGATCTTGATGCCGTGGGCCGCGCAGGCCTTCTGCACATGGTCCCACGCGCCCGTGCGCTTGTAGGAGCCGCCGCCCGTGACGCAGAGCACGCTTTTCACGCCCTTGCGCGCGAGCTCGGCGGCGATGAAGTCCATCTTGTCGATGGCGCCCACGCCGAGAAAGACCGTGGTCTTGACGCGGATTTCCTTCACTTCATTGATATTGACGCTTTCTTCCCACATGGGGGCCTCCTTGTGCGGCAGGGGAATGGCTTGTGAAAAAAACAGCAACGGTAAACTTGCGCCAGCCCGCGCCGATTGTCAAGCCGCGCCGCGCATTGCCATCCGGGCCGGGGCATGCTAGGGATTTCAAGGCAAGTTTTGCTTCCGTAGCAGGAGGACGTTATGGATGTCGTGATGCTTTCACGGCTGCAATTCGCGGCGACGGTTTTCTTCCATTTCATCTTCGTGCCGCTCACCCTCGGGCTGTCCGTCATCCTCGTCTGGATGGAGACGCGCTACGCCATCAGCGGGGACGAGTTCTGGAAACGGCAGGTGAAATTCTGGGGCAGGCTCTTCCTCATCAACTTCACCCTGGGCGTTGTCACGGGCATCACCCTGGAGTTCCAGTTCGGCACCAACTGGTCGCGCTATTCCGAGTATGTGGGCGACATTTTCGGCTCGCTGCTCGCCATCGAGGCCACGGTGGCCTTCTTCCTCGAGTCCACCTTCATCGCGGTCTGGCACTTCGGCTGGAACAAGCTCGGCCGCAAGGCGCACTGCGTCTGCATCTGGCTCGTGGCCATCGCGAGCAACACCTCGGCCTTGTGGATCATCCTCGCCAACGGCTTCATGCAGCACCCGGTGGGCTACACCATCAATGACGCCGCCGGCCGCGCCGAGCTCACCAATTTCGCCGAGGTGGTGTTCAACAGCTACGCCTGGGGCGAATACGCGCACACCATTCTGGCCTCGTGGACGCTGGCGGGCTTCTTCGTGCTCGGCGTGTCGGCCTGGCACCTTCTGCGCAAGAGCCATTCGGACTTTTTCCACCGCGCCTTCCGCATGATCGCCCCCTACACGCTGGTGCTGGCCATCATCCTGGCCTTCAGCGGCGACCAGCAGGGCAAGGCCGTGGCCGAATACCAGCCCGTCAAGCTGGCCGCCATGGAGGCCCACTGGCACACCGGCAAGAACGTGCCCTTCTATCTCTTCGTCTGGCCCGACCCGGCCAACGAGAAAAACAGCGTGGAGATCCTCGGCATCCCGAGCCTGCTTTCGTGGATCGCCTATGACAATATGGACGCCGAGGTGAAGGGCCTGCTCGACTATCCGCCCTCTGACTGGCCGCCGGTCTCCGAAGTGTTCTGGTGCTTCAGGAGCATGGTGGCCCTGGGGCTGCTCTTCATCGCGCTCGCCATCGCCGCCACCTGGCAGCGCAGGCGGGTGGACATCTGCCCCTGCCTGCTCAAGAGCCTCGTCTGGAACGTGCCGCTGCCCTACATCTCCATCATGCTCGGCTGGTCCGTGGCCGAGATCGGGCGCCAGCCCTGGATCGTCTACGGCCTCATGCGCACGTCGGACGCGGTCTCGCCCGTGCCGCCCTCGAGCGTGGGCATCTCGCTTCTGGGCTTCATCGTGGTCTATTCCATCCTCGGCATTCTGGACATCTACCTGCTCCGCAAATACGCGATCAAGGGCCCTGACGCCCAGGAGGCATAATCATGCTCGAAACCATCTGGTTCGTCCTCTGGGTCCTGCTCTGGGCCGTGTATTTCGTGCTGGACGGCTTTGACCTCGGCCTCGGCGCCCTCATGCCCGCCGTCGCCAAGACCGAGGAGGAACGCCGCATGGTCTACAACGCCTCGGGCCCCTTCTGGGACGGCAACGAGGTGTGGCTTATCGCGGCCGGCGGCGTGACCTTCGCGGCCTTCCCCAAGGTCTATGCCTACATGTTCAGCACGCTCTACGCGCCGCTCCTGCTCCTGCTCTTCGCGCTTATCCTGCGCGCCGTGTCCTACGAGTTCCGCAACAAGGTGGACAGCCCGGCGTGGCGCGCCATGTGGGACATCGTGCACTTCATCGTCAACCTCGCGGCGTGCCTGCTTCTGGGCGTGTTTTTCGCCAACCTCTTCATGGGCATCCCCTTTGACGCCAACGGCGTGTATCAGGGCAACCTCCTGAAGCTGCTCAACATCTACGGGCTCGCGGGCGGGCTCTTCTTCCTCGCGGCCTTCATGATGCACGGCGCCATCTGGCTGACCATCAAGAGCCGCGACGAGCTCCAGACTAGGGCGCTGGCCGCCGCCGGCGTGTGCTGGGTGGCCGTGGCCGTGCTGCTCATCGTCTTTTTGGTGCTGACCTTCTTCTGCACCAACATCTTCGGCAATTACCTGCGCATGCCCTGGCTCATCGTGCTGCCCGCGCTGGCCGTGCTGGCGCTGCTTGCGGTGCCGCGCATGCTCAACAAGGGCCACCTCTGGCTCGCCTGGAGCGCCAGCGCGCTCTTCCTCATCTGCGTGACCTTCTTCGGGGTCATGGGCATCTATCCCAACATGCTCATTTCGAGCATCGAGCCCGCGGCCACGCTGACGGCCTTCAACGGCGCCTCCACTTCCAACACGCTGGAGATCATGCTGGTGGTGGCGCTCGTCATGGTGCCCATCGTGCTGCTGTACCAGTTCTGGATGTACCGGCTGTTCTCCAAGCCGGTGACCCGTGAAGAGCTGGAAAGCGACCATGCCTACTGAGACCGGCGGCGCCGGGCGGAAGACTTCCACCGCCCGGCGCCGGGCTCTTTGGCCCCGGCTGCCCGCGCGCTTTCTGGCGGCCGCGCTCCTCGCGCTGGCCCTCACGGCCTGCGGCCCGCCCCGGCCCCTCACCTTTGAGGAGCGGGAAGCCTACATGGCGAAGCAGCAGTGCGAGCAGGAGGCCACCAACATGGCCGGCTCCTCCTGGGGCGGCAGCAATCCCTACTGGACGGACTATTTCGTCATGTGCATGAACCGCTTCGGCATCTCGGGCGCGGCGCTCGACCGCATGTGGTATTGAGCCACCCGATTTTTAAAAGCAAAAAGCCGGTCATCTGACCGGCTTTTTGCGCGCCAGAAGCTGCGAGCCAGTGAAGCCTGTCGCGCGGCGGCCGCGCGTGTCGGGCGCCGCTCACCGCTGCATCTTCCTTTGTCGGGGCCGCCCCGCCACGGTGCCGGTTTTTACGCCGCACCGCCCTTGGCCCGCGTCCGGGCCTCGAATTTCTCTTTTTCCACCACCACGCGCCTGTGCAGCCCCTCGCCGATGATGCCGGCCTCGTCCCGCGCCTCGACGCGGAAGGTGAGGCCCTTGCCATTGGGGGAGACCTCAAGAAGCTCGCAGACGAAGGTGACGCGCATGCCGAGGGGCGTGGCCGCCTTGTGCGCCACGTCCACATGCACGCCCACCGTGGTCTCGCCCGGGCCGAGCAGGGGCTGCACGGCCTCCACGGCCGTAGCCTCCATGCCCGCGATCATCATGGCCGTGGAAAAGACGCTCACCAGGCCGCTGCCCACCTCGCTCGCCAGGTGGCGTTCTTCCACAAGATGTGTCATTTCGCCCCGGATGCCGGGGCGCAAGGCTCGTTCCATCAGTTCCCCCTTTCATGGCCGGTTCGTCGCTGTACCGGACCACTATCCGGGCGCTTCGTCCCCCCTGTCAAGCGGGCCCGCCTTGACGGCCCCGCCGCCATCCGGCACCATCTTCCGGCGCCCCGCCATGAACCGCGTGCGGCGCGGCGTCCCCAAAACCCCGGAGCCACCATGTCACTCGCCACCATCCTCACCACGTCCGTTCCCGGCGACTGGGCCATCCTCCTCCTGCGCTGGGTCATCGGCCTCGCGCTTTTGCCCTATGCCGTGCAGAAGATCCGCACGCCCACCATGGCCGAAAAGTTCCCGGCCGTTCTCGGCCTGTCGTCGAGCCTGAGCTTCCATCTCGCCATGTGTGTGGAGACGCTGGCCTCGGTGTGCCTGCTCCTCGGCCTCGGCACGCGCATCGCGGCCGTGGCCGGCATCTGCAACATGTCCGTGGCCTTCAAGGTGAACCACGGGCCCTACCTCACGGCCGCGTCCGCGCCCTTCCTGCTCGGCTTCATCGCCGTGCTCGTCACCGGGCCCGGGCGCTTCGCGCTGGACGCCCTCCTCTGGGGCTAGGGCCGGCGCCCCGACGGGCCAGCGGCTGTGCGGGCCGCCCCGGCTTGCCAAGCGGCCCGGATAGGCTTATAGTATTCGCCCGCCCGGGAGCTCCGGGCGCCATATCTTGCGGCCGGCGCCTGAAACGGCCGGCCGCCGCGAGGACGCCTTCATGAAAAAAGATATCCATCCCAAGGTTTACAAGGCCACCATCACCTGCGCCTGCGGCAACCAGGAAGAAGTGCTCTCCACCAAGGGCGAGCAGGTGCATGTGGAAGTGTGCTCCGCGTGCCATCCCTTTTTCACGGGCAAGCAGCGCTTCCTCGACACGGCGGGCCGCATCGACCGCTTCAGGAAGAAGTACGCCAAGTTTGAACAGAAGTAGCCGGCTTTTCCCGCTGCTTCGCGCCCTTGCGGCGCCCTCGCCCGTGGTGGGGGGCCAGGCCGTCATGGAAGGCGTCATGATGCGCAACGGCGACGTTTTCGGCCTCGCCGTGCGCCAGCCCGACGGCGGCATCCTCGCCCGGCGCCTGCCGTGGTTTTCGCTGACGAGGCGCCCGTGGCTCCGGGCGCCCTTCGTGCGCGGGTTTCCCATCCTGCTGGAGACGCTGGTCAACGGCATCCGCGCGCTCAACCGCTCGGTGGAGATGGCCGACGGCGGCAACGGCGACGCGGCGCCCCTCACGCCATGGCAGATTTTCCTCACCCTCGGGCTCGCCCTGCTCATGGCCGTGGGGCTCTTTGTTGTCGCGCCGCACCTGCTCTCGCTCATCATGCTCTGGCTCGACCTCGGCGGCGACGTGGAAGGCCTCTCGTTCCACCTCTGGGACGGCTTTTTCAAGTGCTGCATCTTCCTCGGGTATATCTGGCTCATCTCGCTGGTGCCGGAGATTCGCCGCGTCTTCCAGTACCACGGCGCGGAGCACAAGACCATCCACGCCTTCGAGAGCGGGGGCCCGGTGGAGGCCTGTGGCGCCCGTGGCATGAGCCGGCTGCACCCGCGCTGCGGCACCACCTTCCTGCTCTTCGTGATCTGCATTTCCATCATCCTGCAGGCGCTGCTCGTGCCGCTGCTGCTCGCCGTATGGACGCCGGAAAGCGCCGTCGCCAAGCATGCGCTTTCCATCGGCTTCAAGCTTTTGCTCGTCATCCCCATCAGCGCGCTCGCCTATGAGCTCATCCGCTACGCCGCGCGCCTGCCTGACGGGCCTGTGGCGAGGCTCCTGCGGACGCCGGGGCTCGGGCTCCAGCGGCTGACCACCCACGAGCCGGACGAGCGCCAGATGGAGGTGGCCGTGGTGGCCCTGGCCGAGGCCCTGGGCCGCGATGCGGACACCGAGATCCGCACGCCCCCCTATTCGCGCCTCTGAACCCCCGAGCCTGCGGGAGAGCCCCATGTTCGCCAAACTCGAAGCCCTGGAAAAGAAATACTTGGAACTGGAAGACGCCCTGGCCCAGCCCGACGTTTTCAACGACCAGGAGCATTACCGCAAGCTCACCAAGGC
Encoded proteins:
- a CDS encoding iron-containing alcohol dehydrogenase, coding for MWEESVNINEVKEIRVKTTVFLGVGAIDKMDFIAAELARKGVKSVLCVTGGGSYKRTGAWDHVQKACAAHGIKIALYDKVTPNPTTDSIDEAAALGRDNGATAVICIGGGSPIDAGKSAAVLLANPGKSAEELYTGAFAPEKAAPIVVINLTHGTGSEANRFAVATITKLNYKPAIAFECLYPWYSIDDPALMASLPAKQTRYVSIDAVNHSIEAATSKATNPFAILLAGECIRLVARWLPAAEENPGDLTARYFLAYAALLAGVSFDNGLLHYTHALEHPLSAVKPELAHGLGLAMIVPAVVELIYPSSAPVLAQILEPIVPGLKGIPAEAHAAASGVEQWLESVNVPEKLAAEGFGEGDIARLVELTRTTPSLGLLLSMAPVDATPERIETIYRVSMKTLD
- a CDS encoding cytochrome ubiquinol oxidase subunit I; amino-acid sequence: MDVVMLSRLQFAATVFFHFIFVPLTLGLSVILVWMETRYAISGDEFWKRQVKFWGRLFLINFTLGVVTGITLEFQFGTNWSRYSEYVGDIFGSLLAIEATVAFFLESTFIAVWHFGWNKLGRKAHCVCIWLVAIASNTSALWIILANGFMQHPVGYTINDAAGRAELTNFAEVVFNSYAWGEYAHTILASWTLAGFFVLGVSAWHLLRKSHSDFFHRAFRMIAPYTLVLAIILAFSGDQQGKAVAEYQPVKLAAMEAHWHTGKNVPFYLFVWPDPANEKNSVEILGIPSLLSWIAYDNMDAEVKGLLDYPPSDWPPVSEVFWCFRSMVALGLLFIALAIAATWQRRRVDICPCLLKSLVWNVPLPYISIMLGWSVAEIGRQPWIVYGLMRTSDAVSPVPPSSVGISLLGFIVVYSILGILDIYLLRKYAIKGPDAQEA
- the cydB gene encoding cytochrome d ubiquinol oxidase subunit II, with the protein product MLETIWFVLWVLLWAVYFVLDGFDLGLGALMPAVAKTEEERRMVYNASGPFWDGNEVWLIAAGGVTFAAFPKVYAYMFSTLYAPLLLLLFALILRAVSYEFRNKVDSPAWRAMWDIVHFIVNLAACLLLGVFFANLFMGIPFDANGVYQGNLLKLLNIYGLAGGLFFLAAFMMHGAIWLTIKSRDELQTRALAAAGVCWVAVAVLLIVFLVLTFFCTNIFGNYLRMPWLIVLPALAVLALLAVPRMLNKGHLWLAWSASALFLICVTFFGVMGIYPNMLISSIEPAATLTAFNGASTSNTLEIMLVVALVMVPIVLLYQFWMYRLFSKPVTREELESDHAY
- a CDS encoding thioesterase family protein; this encodes MERALRPGIRGEMTHLVEERHLASEVGSGLVSVFSTAMMIAGMEATAVEAVQPLLGPGETTVGVHVDVAHKAATPLGMRVTFVCELLEVSPNGKGLTFRVEARDEAGIIGEGLHRRVVVEKEKFEARTRAKGGAA
- a CDS encoding DoxX family protein encodes the protein MSLATILTTSVPGDWAILLLRWVIGLALLPYAVQKIRTPTMAEKFPAVLGLSSSLSFHLAMCVETLASVCLLLGLGTRIAAVAGICNMSVAFKVNHGPYLTAASAPFLLGFIAVLVTGPGRFALDALLWG
- the rpmE gene encoding 50S ribosomal protein L31, with protein sequence MKKDIHPKVYKATITCACGNQEEVLSTKGEQVHVEVCSACHPFFTGKQRFLDTAGRIDRFRKKYAKFEQK
- a CDS encoding DUF1385 domain-containing protein, whose translation is MNRSSRLFPLLRALAAPSPVVGGQAVMEGVMMRNGDVFGLAVRQPDGGILARRLPWFSLTRRPWLRAPFVRGFPILLETLVNGIRALNRSVEMADGGNGDAAPLTPWQIFLTLGLALLMAVGLFVVAPHLLSLIMLWLDLGGDVEGLSFHLWDGFFKCCIFLGYIWLISLVPEIRRVFQYHGAEHKTIHAFESGGPVEACGARGMSRLHPRCGTTFLLFVICISIILQALLVPLLLAVWTPESAVAKHALSIGFKLLLVIPISALAYELIRYAARLPDGPVARLLRTPGLGLQRLTTHEPDERQMEVAVVALAEALGRDADTEIRTPPYSRL